From the genome of Mycoplasma putrefaciens KS1, one region includes:
- the efp gene encoding elongation factor P: MSVNDLRPGTTFLYDQNIYLVLEQSFSKTGRQQGKVSVKAKNLRTGARVDLTFTGGEKVDKAMIERKDMQYLYNDGVDAYLMDVDSYDQVQIPMSRLEWEKNFLVDGLMIKMTEFEQEVLGIALPDKVELTVIEAEAAVKGDTTSGAQKKAVLETGLEIMVPLFVNQQTKVIVSTSDGKYVGRA, encoded by the coding sequence ATGTCAGTTAATGATTTGCGTCCAGGAACAACTTTTTTATATGATCAAAATATCTATTTAGTTTTAGAACAATCTTTTTCTAAGACTGGTCGTCAACAAGGCAAAGTTTCAGTAAAAGCTAAAAACTTAAGAACTGGAGCAAGAGTTGACCTAACTTTTACAGGTGGAGAAAAAGTTGACAAAGCTATGATCGAAAGAAAAGATATGCAATATTTATATAATGATGGAGTAGATGCATATTTAATGGATGTTGATAGTTATGATCAAGTTCAAATTCCGATGTCAAGATTAGAGTGAGAAAAAAACTTTTTAGTAGATGGTTTGATGATCAAAATGACTGAATTTGAACAAGAAGTTCTAGGAATTGCTTTACCTGATAAAGTTGAATTGACTGTAATTGAAGCTGAAGCTGCAGTTAAAGGCGACACTACAAGTGGTGCTCAAAAAAAAGCAGTCTTAGAAACAGGATTAGAAATTATGGTCCCTTTATTTGTCAACCAACAAACTAAAGTAATAGTTTCAACTAGTGATGGTAAATATGTTGGACGAGCTTAA
- a CDS encoding MMB_0454 family protein yields the protein MYISIDKNRRGNLEIEQRVINKIVKNTVLLNSAIDNLSDINVSTSVFQEDQLYILITVKVRNKIEDLKINKDKLLKSIDKNLSQTISIKPKNINISYIK from the coding sequence ATGTATATTTCTATTGATAAAAACAGAAGAGGAAATCTAGAAATTGAACAAAGAGTTATCAATAAAATAGTTAAAAATACAGTGCTTTTAAACTCTGCAATTGACAATTTATCTGATATTAATGTTTCAACTAGTGTATTTCAAGAAGATCAATTATACATTCTAATAACTGTTAAAGTGAGAAATAAAATTGAAGATTTAAAAATCAATAAAGATAAGCTACTTAAATCTATTGATAAAAACCTTTCTCAAACTATTTCAATAAAACCAAAAAATATTAATATTTCATACATAAAATAA